The genomic window TTAATCCACTCCCCATGGAACCCTCCCGGTGATTTACTGATGAAGGATGTCTTGCATTTGGTTAGCGGCTGCCTTCGATTGTGCAGCACCTCATCCATGCTTCTGACGCCGTCAGCCTGTTTGTTCCAAGGTGCTACTCGGGGATTACCTCCACTGCTTGTGCTTGCAAAACAGAAGAAAGACAGGAGCAAGACACAAGAGCAGGAGCTAGTTATTCTCCATCTCAGATTTTGCCACCTGTTTGGCATCCAGCCTACTCTTAAAGCATAAGCAGTAGTCATCCACTACTCCCCCTCTCCTGTAAGCCCGTGCATACACAACACTGTCTTCCTACACATAGTCCTGCAGGCTGTAGCCGGTCTTATTGTCTAGCGGGGAAAGAGAGCAATACTGGTGCTGGAGCTCCTGTTGTTGGAGCAGCTGTTGCTGCTGTTGCTGCAGTAGCAATTTGTCTGGCGGGGGGAGCAAGACAAGGTCCTGTGGGCCGTGCCTTTTGCCCGAGCAGGACATGCAGAAGATGGAGCCCCCCATTAAGAGGAACCCGGCAGAAACGAAAGCCACGTACACGGCACCCCCTGGCTCAAACTTATTGCTCTCGGGCACAGTGGAGTCTAGGAAGTTGGTGATGACCTCATTGGTAAACCAGGACGCCGGCACCAGACACAGAAAGCCAGCGGCAACAAAGCAACTGCCACTGGCGATGGCCGCGTGCCTCTTGGAGCGTCGACCCCCACCCCAGCGTGTGCATTTAAGTCCCAGGGACGCCAAGCAGAGACCCATGGCTGCCAGTACGCAGCACAACACCATGGTGGTGCGTGCAGTTTGCAAGTACGCAGGAAGTGAAAGCAcagaatatttcagtgtgcagcTGAACATTCCAGTACTGTACCACGTGCAGTCCATCCACAGTCCTTGCATTTGGGAGATGGCCGTGATGATGTTGGAGCCGACGTCGGCGCTCACCTTCCAGTTGGGTAGTAGAGTGGCCACCATGGCACCCATGATCCCCAACAGCGCCAGCACAAATCCAAATATCTGCATGCCTGTGGACGCCATGCTCCGTTGTCAAGCTTCAGCCGACGTCCTCGCCAGGTAACATTTGTTGACCAGTTCTCACCCCGGCCGCGTCTCTCCCTTTCCTTGGACGCCGAGCAGCTGCCAGTCAAGCCCTTGTTTCTTCAGCTTCTCGGCTGCAGCCCCACAATTCTGGAGGAGAGAGACACTAATGAAAAAAAGCGACAAGACTGGGCTGCCTTCACACTGGTTCCTCTCTCCCCTCATTCAGCTCACACAGACACACTTTACTGGCTGAAAACAAAGGACGAGCAATAAGAGCTGACTGTGCCTGACCCTAGGTAAGCAAAATAAAGGGATGTATTGTGCATCTGTGCATTTTCTATGCCCTGTCCTGTGCCTCACACAGTGCTGATACAGAAGAGAGAAAATTGACTTTGTGCTATTTGCAATGCTCAATGGAAATGTAGGCATAAAGCTGCAGTGCCCTTACGCCGacactcaaattaaatgtcttcaatagcagTGATATTTCATTGCTTTTTAcctagtcatttttttttttttttttaaataaaaacattacatTCCTTACGTAATGTAACGATAAGTAAACAAGTTACTGATAACTTTCTCAGTCTATTGATTCTAGcaacaattatttttaaatcaaatttcgGGAACACGTCTTTTTGTGTACCTAATGGGGAAGTGATTGCGTTCTCCTCTTTTACATGCCAATAAACTGATCGCATCTTACCCTGGCGGCTGCTGCAGAGCTGCCGCTGACTCGTCACGTTGTTCGCGATGATTCCGGTAAACACACATAAACGCATCGCACACTGAAGCGAGAAAGGCTTGTGAGAAGGGAACAATATGGACATTTCAGCCCGGACCGCAGCTCCATTCGAGACGTCCATCTCCTTAGCAACAGTGGAGGAGAGCACACCCCAGCCCAATGGACCACACAGGCTTGAGCGTAGCCTGCTGGGGAGAGAAGAGCCGCGGTGCGCTGGCGGTCTCTGTATTCTCGATCGCTCCCCCGCCTCCTCTCCTCGCTCTCTCTTTCTCGCTCTTCCCTGGTGTGTGTGCACGTCTGTCAGTGTAATGTGTGTGTAAATGTAGATGTGTGCTCCCAACGGCGCATGTTGCATGTCAACAAATTTCAATCAAATATGTACTGTAAGTGTCCACAATCTACTTACTTGGTTTTCAAGTTGAGCATTTTCCAAAATTTAACTACCCATCCCCTTatgtttatacagtatatttgttgagctgtaattttacagctaccaaaatgtatatatttgccaTGTTTTCTTTACCTGAACTAGATTTTTACAACTATTATTACAACTATTATTCGGGCTAGTGAGCATTAAAAACCAAATTTTGTAATTACACTAGGCAAaactttgttgaaaaaaaattacgttGTTTCACGTCTGATAGCAGTTTTTAACTGATTTGGGGTGCCAAATCCAATGCTGGTCTTAGTTTTCCTTATATCTGgagggttttttttcttctccataTCTTATACATACAATGtaacacaaaagtgagtacacccctcgcatttctgcagatatttaagtatatcttttcatgggacaagacTGACaatatgacactttgacacaatgacaaGTAGTCGGTGTGCagctagagttaatttattttcccctcaaaataactcaaaatatagccattagtatctaaacccctggcaacaaaagtgagtacacccctaagtAACTACGAACATCCCTAAATGCCCAAATTGAgtattgcttgtcattttccctccaaaatgtcatgtgactcattacaggagtgctgtcagcgttGCTTCAAagattgtgtaccgtcttcagaagaggcttcctcctggggtgacagccatgcacaccaatttgatgtagagtgtggcgtatggtctaagcactaacaggctgacccccccacctcttcaatccctgcaggaatgctgacagcactcctggaatgagtcacatgacatttccgagggaaaatgacaagcagtactcaatttggacatttagggatatatgtagttcccatgcggtgtactcacttttgttaccaggggtttagatattaatagctatattttgagttattaatTCTATTAaataagatgcacacagactacttttcattgtgttgaAGTGTCATTTtggcagtgttgtcccatgaaaagatatacttaaatatctgcagaaatgcgagtggtgtactcactttagtgatacactgtaagtattactattttgaaatgtcATTCAAAAttctgtctagttttagtcgacagcttctcaaaaatgttttagtctgtaaaattcagttttatttttttgtccaaaaataaaggtttccaaccgtTTCGAATAAACATAGACAGATTAGCCcagattgtagcgt from Corythoichthys intestinalis isolate RoL2023-P3 chromosome 15, ASM3026506v1, whole genome shotgun sequence includes these protein-coding regions:
- the LOC130930775 gene encoding claudin-20, with product MASTGMQIFGFVLALLGIMGAMVATLLPNWKVSADVGSNIITAISQMQGLWMDCTWYSTGMFSCTLKYSVLSLPAYLQTARTTMVLCCVLAAMGLCLASLGLKCTRWGGGRRSKRHAAIASGSCFVAAGFLCLVPASWFTNEVITNFLDSTVPESNKFEPGGAVYVAFVSAGFLLMGGSIFCMSCSGKRHGPQDLVLLPPPDKLLLQQQQQQLLQQQELQHQYCSLSPLDNKTGYSLQDYV